From Verrucomicrobia bacterium S94, the proteins below share one genomic window:
- a CDS encoding sulfatase — MERLMQRLMKIAAVAVFSVLTVQGAEKPNFLVILADDLGYMDVGFTGSKEIFTPRLDQLAENGIVCENGYVTHPYCGPSRAGLMAGRYQARFGLEINITYSPYDLHSGFPLSEKTIAERLKPAGYRTGIIGKWHMGASHPFHPNNRGFDHFYGFLSGGHDYFPDSVTTAFPLLLKNGNPHYSANEGCYLPLMRNDQAGEFDEYLTTALSRDAAEFVKQGDEPFFLYLAYNAPHGPLQAPKETIAKYTHIKDWNRRVYAAMIDEMDRGIGMVVDALKESGKFDNTVIFFLSDNGGVTPKPGHENENWANNGRFKKGKGSMHEGGSHVPYIVHWPAGIPKPGKFDGLVSSLDIAATAVALGGGDASEPKLEGVNLAPYLSGRKKGSPHDALFWRVRDGMAWCVRTPTGKYLKENWGGEMVALYDMENDPYETTNLLGKAPEKQAELARLWNEWNAGNTANVFLQAGEYQKKRLQMYEELYQSQLEKAKKTKPVVIQ; from the coding sequence ATGGAGAGGCTGATGCAACGTTTGATGAAAATTGCCGCTGTTGCGGTGTTTAGTGTGTTGACTGTACAGGGGGCTGAAAAGCCGAATTTCCTGGTTATTCTGGCGGATGATCTCGGGTATATGGATGTCGGATTCACGGGATCGAAGGAGATTTTCACGCCTCGTCTCGACCAGCTTGCTGAAAACGGCATTGTCTGTGAAAACGGATATGTGACGCATCCGTACTGCGGTCCGTCGCGGGCGGGGCTGATGGCCGGGCGTTATCAGGCGCGGTTCGGGCTGGAGATCAACATCACGTATTCTCCGTATGATCTGCACAGCGGATTCCCGCTTTCGGAAAAGACCATTGCGGAACGTCTCAAACCGGCGGGATACCGCACCGGCATTATCGGAAAATGGCATATGGGGGCATCTCATCCGTTTCATCCGAACAATCGTGGATTTGACCATTTCTACGGTTTTCTGTCTGGTGGACACGACTATTTCCCGGATAGCGTGACGACTGCGTTTCCGCTGTTGCTGAAGAACGGAAACCCGCACTACAGTGCCAACGAGGGTTGCTATCTGCCGCTGATGCGCAATGATCAGGCGGGTGAATTTGATGAATATCTGACGACGGCTCTGAGTCGCGATGCGGCGGAGTTTGTTAAACAGGGCGATGAGCCTTTCTTTCTTTATCTGGCCTATAACGCGCCGCATGGACCGCTGCAGGCTCCGAAGGAGACGATTGCAAAATATACCCATATCAAAGATTGGAACCGGCGGGTTTATGCGGCGATGATTGATGAAATGGACCGAGGCATCGGTATGGTGGTGGATGCGTTAAAGGAAAGCGGAAAATTTGACAATACCGTGATTTTCTTTCTTTCCGACAACGGCGGTGTAACGCCGAAGCCGGGGCATGAAAATGAAAACTGGGCGAACAACGGGCGGTTTAAAAAGGGCAAGGGGAGTATGCATGAGGGCGGAAGCCATGTGCCGTACATTGTTCACTGGCCGGCCGGTATTCCAAAGCCGGGGAAATTTGATGGCTTGGTTTCTTCTCTCGATATTGCTGCAACGGCTGTGGCTCTGGGCGGCGGTGATGCATCGGAACCGAAACTCGAAGGGGTGAATCTGGCGCCATATCTTTCGGGCAGAAAAAAAGGGTCTCCGCACGATGCGCTATTCTGGCGGGTGAGAGACGGCATGGCCTGGTGTGTACGCACGCCGACCGGGAAATATCTCAAGGAAAACTGGGGCGGGGAAATGGTGGCACTCTACGATATGGAAAATGATCCGTATGAGACCACGAACCTGCTGGGCAAAGCGCCGGAAAAGCAGGCAGAACTTGCGAGACTGTGGAACGAGTGGAACGCCGGCAATACAGCTAATGTTTTTCTGCAGGCGGGAGAGTACCAGAAAAAACGGCTGCAGATGTATGAAGAGCTGTATCAATCGCAGCTGGAAAAAGCGAAGAAAACGAAACCGGTGGTGATCCAGTGA
- a CDS encoding glycosyl hydrolase family protein yields the protein MLSSVVLADPPEGKEWVVFEPMTDEFDGDSLNPEKWYDHNPTWSGRPPTLFHPDCVAVSNGMLRISAFDSKASARRKLPSGFTHISGFVRSKDRCRFGYFEMRAKLMPSTQVSCFWLTHAGREEWSEIDIVEVAAGTEKYGSLLQPNVHYFRGPHYQGTLEHHLKDPSYHDLGVPLKDDFHVYACEWSPTFIRWYFDGKLVRERHNDMYFQPLEMNLNVEANEWFGGLPDDATLPAVYEIDYVRSWRQKEY from the coding sequence ATGCTCAGTTCGGTTGTTCTGGCGGATCCGCCGGAAGGAAAGGAGTGGGTGGTGTTTGAGCCGATGACCGATGAGTTTGATGGGGATTCGCTCAATCCGGAAAAGTGGTATGATCACAATCCCACGTGGAGCGGCCGCCCGCCGACATTGTTTCATCCGGATTGCGTAGCTGTTTCGAACGGAATGCTGCGGATCAGTGCCTTTGATTCCAAGGCATCGGCCCGGCGTAAGCTTCCTTCCGGATTCACCCATATTTCCGGGTTTGTCCGGAGTAAAGATCGCTGCCGGTTCGGTTATTTCGAAATGAGGGCCAAACTGATGCCGTCAACCCAGGTCAGCTGTTTCTGGCTGACACACGCGGGGCGCGAGGAGTGGTCTGAAATCGATATTGTTGAGGTAGCGGCCGGAACGGAGAAGTATGGATCTTTGCTGCAGCCGAATGTCCATTATTTTCGGGGGCCTCACTATCAGGGGACGCTGGAACACCATCTGAAGGATCCGAGTTATCATGATCTCGGTGTTCCGCTGAAGGATGATTTTCATGTTTATGCCTGTGAGTGGTCGCCGACGTTTATCCGGTGGTATTTTGATGGGAAACTGGTGCGTGAACGGCACAACGATATGTATTTTCAGCCGTTGGAAATGAATCTGAATGTTGAGGCCAATGAGTGGTTTGGCGGATTGCCGGACGATGCCACGCTGCCGGCTGTGTATGAAATTGATTATGTCCGGTCGTGGCGTCAGAAAGAGTATTAA
- a CDS encoding sulfatase has translation MKKIAAMFVLLVLAVSAGAEKRRPNILFIITDDQFKEQFGFLGGKALTPHIDRLAREGMYFENGFVSSSVCSPSRYTCMSGQFASRCPQPYFKEGTTEDGVTRILWNLGFVDNQPNVPRVLQQAGYKTGFTGKWHLNGTMHLINNDIPKGADPYDPEIKKIMHSNQEILCKEIKRFGFDFTQAVYGGNPNDDKTLVATGCNVHNQEWNTKAAIDFIEQNKDEPWYLYFAPTLMHVPDTFASLTGDPRKSGMGILDEPITGVQPSRESVLERTKAAGIPDRNRAATWLDDGIGAIQDKLEELGLTEDTLIIYFNDNGMEYHSKGTCYQGGVRTQIMAYWPGVIEPGSRPQELVQNVDFAPTFFEMAGIEPPEDMILDGESLLPILKGESPENWREAVYSEIGLTRSVSTKEWSYVAFYVPPSLQRTKEERVKEAREYYYGPMLKEHPWMADEYPFLEDAPYFQLGMKPGGFAFERWQLKDPENTPWASSYFDQDQLFNIRQDPTETKNLATNPEYKAQLEKMQKLLVEYLEDVPGTYPGLKD, from the coding sequence ATGAAAAAAATAGCAGCAATGTTTGTTCTGTTGGTATTGGCGGTTTCGGCAGGAGCGGAAAAGCGCCGGCCGAATATTCTGTTCATTATTACCGATGATCAGTTTAAGGAACAGTTCGGATTCCTGGGCGGGAAGGCACTGACCCCTCATATTGATCGTCTGGCCCGGGAGGGGATGTATTTCGAAAACGGGTTTGTTTCATCCAGTGTCTGTTCGCCCAGCCGCTACACCTGCATGAGCGGCCAGTTTGCGAGTCGCTGTCCGCAACCGTATTTTAAAGAGGGAACGACTGAAGATGGTGTAACGCGCATTCTCTGGAATCTGGGTTTTGTGGACAACCAGCCGAATGTCCCGCGTGTGCTGCAGCAGGCCGGCTATAAAACCGGTTTTACCGGAAAATGGCATCTGAACGGAACGATGCACCTGATCAATAATGATATTCCGAAGGGGGCTGACCCGTATGATCCCGAAATTAAAAAGATCATGCATTCCAATCAGGAGATTCTCTGTAAGGAGATCAAACGTTTCGGTTTTGATTTCACCCAGGCCGTTTACGGCGGTAATCCGAATGATGATAAGACGCTGGTTGCAACCGGCTGTAACGTGCACAACCAGGAATGGAATACCAAAGCCGCCATTGATTTTATCGAGCAGAATAAGGATGAACCGTGGTATCTTTATTTTGCTCCGACGCTGATGCATGTGCCGGATACTTTTGCTTCGCTGACCGGTGACCCGCGTAAAAGCGGTATGGGCATTCTGGATGAACCGATTACGGGTGTTCAGCCTTCCCGCGAATCGGTGCTGGAGCGTACTAAAGCAGCCGGTATTCCGGATCGTAACCGTGCGGCGACCTGGCTCGATGACGGCATAGGAGCCATTCAGGATAAACTCGAAGAGCTGGGGCTGACAGAAGACACACTGATTATTTATTTCAATGATAACGGCATGGAATATCATTCCAAAGGCACCTGCTATCAGGGTGGTGTCCGTACGCAGATTATGGCCTATTGGCCGGGTGTTATCGAGCCGGGCTCGCGTCCGCAGGAACTGGTGCAGAATGTGGATTTTGCTCCGACCTTTTTTGAAATGGCCGGAATTGAACCGCCGGAAGATATGATTCTCGACGGAGAAAGTCTGCTGCCGATCCTGAAGGGGGAATCGCCTGAAAACTGGCGTGAAGCGGTTTACAGCGAAATCGGATTGACCCGTTCGGTGAGCACGAAAGAGTGGAGCTATGTTGCTTTTTATGTTCCGCCGAGCCTGCAGCGCACGAAAGAAGAGCGTGTGAAGGAGGCCCGGGAATATTATTACGGTCCCATGCTCAAAGAGCATCCGTGGATGGCGGACGAATATCCGTTCCTGGAAGATGCGCCGTATTTTCAGCTGGGCATGAAGCCGGGCGGCTTTGCTTTTGAGCGCTGGCAGTTGAAAGATCCGGAAAATACGCCGTGGGCCTCGAGTTATTTTGATCAGGATCAGCTGTTTAATATTCGGCAGGATCCGACCGAGACCAAAAATCTTGCAACGAATCCGGAATATAAGGCGCAGCTGGAAAAAATGCAGAAACTGCTGGTGGAATATCTGGAGGATGTGCCGGGCACCTATCCGGGGCTGAAGGATTAA
- a CDS encoding sulfatase, whose product MMKKRCLLPVVMACVAVSGLAAKKPNVIVFYTDDQKMDSFGFIRGKAHTPNIDRLAETGAYFANAYASSSVCSPSRYSVLTGQYASRCSSEVFRRSTSAEGVTKVLWNMSIGDDQWTFAKVMQQAGYKTGMVGKWHVGHSNKHGARKQVPNSDPSDPETIAALKHNQKVVCAGIRDKGFDYAGGVYAGNSNDDKQLIKTGCNVHAVEWQTKHALEFIEQNKDEPFVLYYASTLMHSPHPHESLKADPRLSPEGLLPEPITGIMPSREDVIRRAEAAGVTDPKLQAATWLDDVVGTVWNKLEELDLADNTMIIYFNDNGTDDSGKGSCYQGGAHVPMIVNYPGVVKPGTYEHLASNIDIAPTIFEACGVKAPADMVLDGMSVLPVAKGEKTAWRDALYLEIGLTRAVVSGDYKYIAFRIPESYLEKPLEERLAEHKATLAKINQQHPWTVGNKMWQLDPEAKYLQMGMAPGATLWRNFRFPAGRPHRL is encoded by the coding sequence ATGATGAAAAAACGATGTTTATTGCCGGTTGTAATGGCCTGTGTGGCGGTATCCGGTTTGGCTGCAAAGAAGCCGAATGTAATTGTGTTTTATACGGATGATCAGAAAATGGATTCATTCGGGTTTATCCGCGGGAAGGCACATACACCGAATATTGACCGGCTGGCGGAAACCGGGGCCTATTTTGCCAATGCCTATGCATCGAGTTCCGTTTGTTCTCCAAGTCGTTATTCCGTGCTGACCGGGCAGTATGCCAGCCGGTGCAGCAGCGAAGTGTTTCGTCGGAGCACCAGCGCGGAAGGGGTTACGAAAGTCCTGTGGAACATGTCGATCGGCGATGACCAATGGACGTTTGCGAAAGTGATGCAGCAAGCCGGCTATAAAACCGGCATGGTAGGTAAATGGCATGTGGGCCATAGTAATAAACATGGGGCCCGGAAGCAGGTGCCGAACAGCGATCCATCCGATCCGGAAACCATTGCGGCGCTGAAGCATAACCAGAAAGTGGTCTGTGCCGGCATTCGGGATAAAGGTTTCGACTACGCGGGCGGGGTTTATGCCGGAAATTCGAATGATGATAAACAATTGATCAAAACGGGTTGCAATGTGCATGCGGTGGAGTGGCAGACGAAGCATGCGCTGGAATTTATTGAGCAGAATAAGGATGAGCCGTTTGTGCTCTATTATGCATCGACGCTGATGCACAGTCCGCATCCGCATGAGTCGCTGAAAGCTGATCCGCGTTTAAGCCCCGAAGGTCTGTTGCCGGAGCCGATTACCGGAATTATGCCCTCGCGCGAAGATGTAATCAGACGCGCTGAAGCGGCGGGGGTTACTGATCCGAAACTGCAGGCGGCGACGTGGCTGGATGATGTGGTTGGAACGGTATGGAACAAACTGGAAGAGCTGGATCTGGCGGATAATACGATGATCATCTATTTCAATGATAACGGCACCGATGACAGTGGAAAGGGTTCGTGTTATCAGGGAGGGGCACATGTTCCCATGATTGTGAATTATCCGGGGGTAGTGAAGCCGGGCACGTATGAACACCTGGCCTCGAACATTGATATTGCTCCGACGATTTTCGAAGCCTGCGGGGTGAAAGCTCCGGCCGATATGGTGCTGGACGGAATGAGTGTGCTGCCGGTGGCGAAGGGGGAAAAAACGGCGTGGCGGGATGCGCTTTATCTGGAAATCGGTCTGACGCGGGCGGTTGTGAGCGGGGATTATAAATATATCGCATTCCGTATTCCGGAGAGCTATCTCGAAAAACCGCTGGAAGAGCGGCTGGCGGAGCATAAAGCAACCTTGGCGAAGATCAATCAGCAGCACCCCTGGACGGTTGGCAATAAAATGTGGCAGCTCGATCCGGAGGCGAAATATCTCCAGATGGGTATGGCGCCGGGGGCGACTTTATGGAGAAACTTCAGGTTTCCGGCTGGCCGCCCGCACCGTTTGTGA
- a CDS encoding DUF4976 domain-containing protein: MEKLQVSGWPPAPFVKNYYDPDQLYDLKRDPRETTNLAGNPEYQAKLEQMKKKLKKMLQNVPGTFADLKPEE, translated from the coding sequence ATGGAGAAACTTCAGGTTTCCGGCTGGCCGCCCGCACCGTTTGTGAAGAACTACTATGATCCGGATCAGTTGTATGACTTGAAACGCGATCCGCGTGAGACGACCAACCTGGCCGGTAATCCGGAATATCAGGCCAAGCTTGAGCAGATGAAGAAGAAGCTTAAAAAAATGCTGCAGAATGTGCCGGGTACGTTTGCTGATCTGAAACCGGAAGAATAA
- a CDS encoding glycosyl hydrolase family protein, with product MKLLMLSAVTCLAAGAGAMASREPAPPPPPVEAPEGYKWVLNEAYSDEFNGRKLDDDKWHDHYPGWKGRVPGLFVPETVRVDDGFLQIKIGLLDPPRGDDGEWWIACGAIQSKGQEASYGYYETRMKASGLRTSSTFWLMNPRESAEKAGKRTELDIQECIGDAQRWPDFKHQFRSNTHVTFLNEEKVDGEYPVVKKGASYDIGSNVDEDFHTYGCWWVDAKTMHFYLDGEHVQTIEVSTEKDPAPFDQKMFINLVCEIYDWEVLPEKEQILDDSRNTTYYDYVRAYTLVKDDAE from the coding sequence ATGAAATTGCTGATGTTGTCTGCCGTTACGTGTCTTGCTGCCGGAGCCGGAGCGATGGCTTCCCGTGAACCAGCACCACCGCCGCCTCCGGTTGAAGCTCCGGAAGGGTATAAGTGGGTGCTGAATGAAGCGTATAGCGATGAATTTAATGGAAGAAAGCTGGATGATGATAAGTGGCATGATCACTACCCGGGCTGGAAAGGGCGTGTGCCGGGGCTGTTTGTTCCGGAGACGGTTCGGGTGGATGATGGGTTCCTTCAGATTAAAATCGGACTGCTTGATCCGCCCCGCGGAGATGATGGAGAATGGTGGATTGCCTGCGGCGCAATTCAGTCGAAAGGACAGGAGGCAAGCTATGGTTATTATGAAACCCGCATGAAAGCTTCCGGCCTGCGCACGTCATCCACCTTCTGGCTGATGAATCCGCGGGAGAGTGCGGAAAAGGCGGGCAAGCGGACGGAGCTTGATATTCAGGAATGTATCGGCGATGCACAGCGTTGGCCGGATTTTAAACATCAGTTCCGCTCCAATACGCATGTTACCTTCCTGAATGAGGAAAAGGTTGATGGGGAATATCCAGTGGTGAAGAAGGGGGCTTCATACGATATCGGCAGTAATGTGGATGAGGACTTCCATACCTACGGCTGCTGGTGGGTGGATGCAAAAACCATGCATTTTTATCTCGATGGGGAGCATGTGCAGACCATCGAAGTTTCAACGGAAAAGGATCCGGCGCCGTTTGATCAGAAAATGTTTATAAATCTGGTTTGCGAGATTTATGACTGGGAGGTGCTTCCGGAAAAGGAACAGATTCTGGATGATTCAAGAAACACCACCTATTACGACTATGTCCGGGCTTATACTTTGGTAAAGGATGATGCGGAGTGA
- a CDS encoding glycoside hydrolase family 2 protein yields the protein MCAAGWAAQGAVSRNFSADWRFFPGDAPEAMAAVFDDSAWRRLDVPHDWSVEHAFSTNETGGCTAFLPGGIGWYRKSFEIPESGKGRIYRIDFDGVYNNSEVWVNGHYLGKRPYGYIPFSYELTEYLNYGGKNVVAVRVDRSAYLDCRWYPGSGIYRDVKLVSHEPVHIEQYGLFVTTRGNQVYVEVALKNRSTEAVPVLVKADLQNAEGKSVGFRTLNQDLAAGASAVGTLEFTVEHPERWDTDNPYLYRAEVELVAENRVLDSATTSFGIRDIHNDPDKGFFLNGEHTLIKGVCLHHDGGAVGAAVPDAVWERRLRYLKEAGCNAIRTAHNPPSEAFLNLCDRMGFLVQDEAFDEWFNPKDKRHNFNAKDVDDLTRGYSEVFGEWAEQDIKAMVRRDRNHPSIIQWSIGNEIEWTYAGYADATGYWDKENDVSYYWDLPPYSAEEIRERFSVSQKRQGQHILAEQAADLSRWIKALDTSRPVTANMVMPSVSHFSGYADALDIVGYSYRTVLNEWGHKHYPEKMICGTENWVQWEEWKSVLENEHIAGVFLWTGIDYLGESKAWPKRSTASGMLNTAGFRKPRYWFFKTFWKEDEPMVYMAAQPQAASNYLLKDGEVVENPENPRDKKWWWPEVSNHWNFEAGEWVYIELYSNCEENELFLNGKSLGVRKLADHEDRLLKWIVPFEEGSLKAVGRNGGQVAAIQTLHTAAKAAEVRLKLDKESLRADGRDVVHCVAEIVDEKGRPVRHLAHRVRFSVEGDARNIGVDNGNSSSVQPFQSDSCETDQGRVLMILQAGKTKGDVVVEASVEGLKGATVHIQQQ from the coding sequence ATGTGTGCCGCCGGATGGGCGGCGCAGGGTGCAGTGAGTCGGAATTTTTCGGCGGACTGGCGGTTTTTTCCGGGTGATGCTCCGGAGGCAATGGCGGCCGTGTTTGATGATTCGGCATGGCGCAGACTTGATGTTCCGCATGACTGGAGTGTGGAGCATGCTTTCAGCACCAATGAGACCGGCGGCTGTACGGCATTCCTGCCGGGCGGTATTGGCTGGTACCGCAAAAGCTTTGAAATTCCGGAATCGGGAAAGGGGAGGATTTACCGGATCGATTTTGACGGGGTTTACAATAATTCCGAGGTCTGGGTTAACGGACATTATCTGGGAAAGCGGCCGTACGGGTATATTCCGTTCAGCTATGAGCTGACTGAATATTTAAACTATGGCGGGAAAAATGTGGTGGCCGTACGGGTGGATCGCTCTGCCTACCTGGACTGCCGGTGGTATCCGGGATCCGGGATTTACCGCGATGTGAAACTGGTTTCGCATGAGCCGGTGCATATTGAGCAGTACGGGTTGTTTGTAACGACGCGGGGCAACCAGGTGTATGTTGAGGTTGCACTGAAAAACCGGAGCACTGAAGCAGTGCCGGTTCTGGTGAAGGCGGATCTGCAGAATGCGGAAGGGAAATCCGTCGGTTTCCGGACGTTGAATCAGGATCTGGCGGCCGGAGCTTCGGCCGTCGGAACGCTGGAGTTTACCGTTGAACATCCTGAACGGTGGGATACGGACAATCCGTATCTTTACCGGGCAGAGGTTGAGTTGGTTGCGGAGAATCGGGTGCTGGATTCAGCAACGACGAGTTTCGGCATACGCGATATTCATAACGATCCGGACAAGGGCTTTTTTCTGAATGGAGAACATACGCTGATTAAAGGGGTATGTCTGCATCACGATGGAGGAGCCGTGGGAGCGGCGGTTCCGGATGCTGTTTGGGAACGTCGTCTGCGTTATCTGAAGGAGGCGGGCTGTAATGCCATTCGGACGGCCCATAATCCGCCGTCGGAAGCTTTTCTGAATCTGTGCGATCGTATGGGCTTTCTGGTGCAGGATGAGGCGTTCGATGAATGGTTTAATCCAAAAGACAAGCGCCATAATTTCAATGCGAAAGATGTGGATGATTTAACCCGGGGGTATTCGGAGGTTTTCGGAGAATGGGCCGAGCAGGATATCAAAGCCATGGTGCGGCGAGATCGGAATCATCCGTCAATTATTCAGTGGAGTATCGGCAACGAGATTGAGTGGACTTATGCGGGATATGCCGATGCAACAGGCTATTGGGATAAGGAGAATGATGTAAGTTACTACTGGGATCTCCCTCCGTATTCGGCTGAGGAAATCCGGGAGCGCTTTTCCGTTTCGCAGAAACGTCAGGGGCAGCACATTCTGGCGGAGCAGGCGGCCGATCTGTCGCGCTGGATTAAGGCGCTTGATACCAGCCGTCCGGTAACGGCGAATATGGTGATGCCTTCAGTCAGTCATTTTTCGGGATATGCCGATGCGCTGGATATTGTAGGCTACAGTTACCGTACGGTACTTAATGAGTGGGGACATAAACACTATCCGGAAAAAATGATCTGCGGCACCGAAAACTGGGTGCAGTGGGAAGAATGGAAAAGTGTGCTGGAAAATGAGCATATTGCCGGGGTCTTTCTCTGGACGGGAATCGACTATCTCGGCGAATCAAAAGCCTGGCCGAAGCGTTCGACGGCCAGTGGAATGCTGAACACCGCCGGATTCCGCAAACCGCGTTACTGGTTCTTTAAGACCTTCTGGAAAGAGGATGAGCCGATGGTTTATATGGCCGCTCAGCCGCAGGCTGCTTCCAACTATCTGCTGAAGGATGGTGAGGTTGTTGAGAATCCGGAAAATCCGCGCGATAAAAAATGGTGGTGGCCGGAGGTTTCCAACCATTGGAATTTTGAAGCCGGTGAATGGGTTTATATTGAGCTCTATTCCAACTGCGAGGAAAACGAGCTGTTTCTGAACGGTAAATCGCTGGGCGTCCGGAAACTGGCGGATCATGAAGACCGTCTGCTGAAATGGATTGTTCCGTTTGAAGAAGGATCGTTGAAAGCGGTTGGTCGAAACGGAGGACAGGTTGCCGCGATTCAGACGTTGCATACGGCTGCCAAAGCGGCTGAAGTTCGACTGAAGCTGGATAAGGAAAGTTTGCGCGCCGATGGTCGGGATGTGGTGCATTGTGTGGCTGAAATCGTTGATGAAAAAGGACGGCCGGTTCGGCATCTGGCGCATCGGGTCAGATTTTCCGTGGAGGGCGATGCCCGCAATATCGGCGTCGACAATGGAAACTCTTCAAGCGTTCAGCCTTTTCAGTCCGACAGCTGTGAAACCGATCAGGGCAGAGTCCTGATGATTCTTCAGGCGGGAAAAACAAAAGGCGATGTGGTGGTTGAAGCTTCTGTTGAAGGACTAAAGGGAGCAACGGTTCATATTCAACAGCAATAG
- a CDS encoding polyprenyl synthetase family protein encodes MLTAGPTAGEPCSALLHRNSFPEIESFQPLKISLYTAPMITNYLKEKQALVDRTIDQLLPPADVRPTLLHQAMRYSVLNGGKRIRPILVIAAAEALGKTTEEIIKAAVSVELYHCSTLIHDDLPCMDDDNLRRGKPTCHIQFGEANAVLAGDALMIMAFELLAEHGNSRLGLELARAAGSRGVIAGQVEDLAAEGKTPNADLVEFIHLNKTAILIQASVRMGAIAADATEKELEQLSRFGRKIGLAFQIADDILDEISTDEILGKPAGSDAEQHKMTYPAVHGMDTAQAKVRSLTFDAIAALMELDRDTSALKSIAEFLMNRTF; translated from the coding sequence ATGTTGACGGCGGGGCCGACAGCTGGGGAACCCTGCTCAGCGCTTTTGCACCGGAATAGTTTTCCGGAGATTGAAAGTTTCCAACCTCTGAAAATTTCCCTATACACAGCCCCCATGATTACCAATTACCTTAAAGAGAAACAGGCTCTGGTCGACCGCACCATCGATCAATTACTCCCCCCGGCAGACGTTCGTCCAACCCTTCTGCACCAGGCCATGCGCTACAGCGTACTCAACGGCGGAAAACGCATCCGGCCGATCCTTGTCATCGCTGCAGCGGAAGCGCTGGGGAAAACAACCGAGGAGATAATAAAAGCGGCAGTCTCCGTGGAACTCTACCATTGCTCCACGCTGATTCACGACGACCTTCCCTGTATGGACGACGATAATCTGCGTCGTGGAAAACCCACCTGCCATATTCAGTTCGGCGAAGCCAACGCGGTACTGGCCGGCGACGCCCTCATGATTATGGCCTTTGAACTCCTCGCAGAACACGGCAATTCCCGGCTCGGCCTTGAACTCGCCCGTGCCGCCGGCTCACGCGGCGTAATTGCCGGACAGGTGGAGGATCTCGCCGCAGAAGGCAAAACCCCGAATGCTGATCTTGTCGAATTTATTCATCTGAACAAAACCGCCATTCTCATTCAGGCCTCCGTCCGTATGGGCGCCATTGCCGCCGACGCAACCGAAAAAGAACTTGAACAGCTCAGCCGTTTCGGGCGGAAAATCGGCCTGGCCTTCCAGATTGCCGATGACATTCTCGATGAAATCTCCACCGATGAAATCCTCGGGAAACCGGCCGGCTCCGATGCTGAACAGCATAAAATGACCTATCCCGCCGTACACGGCATGGACACCGCTCAGGCCAAAGTCCGCTCACTGACCTTCGATGCCATTGCGGCACTGATGGAGCTAGACCGCGACACCAGCGCCCTGAAAAGCATTGCCGAGTTTCTAATGAACCGGACGTTTTAG